The DNA region GCCCAGGAGCGCAGTCTTCTCCTTGTCCACCCGGATCTGGATCTCCGGCTTGCCGGTGACCAGGTTGTCCTTCATATCGACGATGCCGGGGATCTCGCGCATGAGCTCGCGAACCTGCTCCACGATCCCGGCCAGCACCTGCATGTCGTCACCGTAGATCTCAAGGCTGACCGGATCGCCGGTGGGCGGCCCTTCGTCTTCCTTCTCCACGCGCAGTTCCACCCCGGTGATCTGTGCCGCAAGCCTGTCTCGAACCTCCGAGACAATCTCCGAGGAATGCCTCGTGCGCTCGCCGAGGGGCTTGAAATCGAGGGTCACGGAGCCGAGGTGCGTGCCGCTTCCGCCCCCGCCGAAATCCCCGCCCGTGGCCGCGCCAGTGCTGCCGATGACGTAGCGCACGTCCTCGTATTCGGAACAGACGTCCTCGATGAGCCTGATGTAACGGTCCGTGGCGTCAAGGCCAGTGCCCACGGGCAGCTTGACGTTGGCGTAGGCCCGCTTGGGCTCGGTTTCCGGAAAAAACTCCACGCCCTTGCCGAATTTGCCGAACGCCAGGGCCGAGCCGAAAAACATGACCACGCAGACCCCCAGAACCAGCGCCCTGTGGTTCAGGGCCCATCCCAGAAGCCACATGTAGGCCCTCTTGGACCTGGACCGGGCAACGTTTCCGTCACCGGCGAAGCGCGGGGGCGCGGCGGTCTGATAGCGCGCGGACAGGACCGGATTGATGACCAGGGCCACGAAAAGGGAGCCCATGAGCGCCAGAATGACCGTCTTGGGCAGAAAGGACATAAATCCGCCCATGATTCCGGGCCAGAATATCATGGGAAAAAACGCGCCGATGGTGGTCAGGGTCGAGGTGATGACCGGCCAGGCCACTTCGCTGGTCCCGTCGAGGGCCGCCTGGAAGCGGTCCTTGCCCTCCTGCATGTGGCGATAGATGTTCTCCACGATGACGATGCCGTTGTCGACTAGCATGCCAAGGGCCAGGATGAGGGAAAAAAGCACGACCATGTTCAGGGTGATGTCCAAAAGGCGCAGGAGCGCGAAGGTGATGAGCATGGACACCGGAATGGCCACGGAGACGAACACGGCGGAGCGCCCGCCGATGAAGATGAGCACGACAAAAAGAACGAGGATGAGCCCTGTTAGGATGTTGTTCTCCAGATCGGCGACCATGTTGCGGATGTCCTCGGCCATGTCCGCGGTCAGACTGATGTTCAGGGAGGGCGGGAGCAGCTCGCGCATTTCCACGACGGCGGCCGCGATCTGGTCGTTGATGTCGATGATGTTCTCGCCGCTGCGCTTGATGACCTGCAGGGTCACCGCGTTCTCCCCGTTCAGGCGGCTCAGCGTCATAGGGTCCTTGTAATGATCGCGGATGGCGGCCACGTCGCGCAGATAGACGGGCTTGCCGTCACGCACGAAGGCCACGATGGAATCGATCTCCGCCGGATTCTGGAAATCCTCGGGCACGCGCACCTGATAGCGCATGTCGCCGATATCCATGGATCCGCCGGGCATGTTCACGTTGCCCCGCTCCACGGACTGCAGCATGGCGGTGAAGGGCACCCTGTAGGCGCCGACGCGGTCGAGGTCGAACTCGACGTGGATTTCACGTTCGAGGCCGCCGATGATCCGGGCGTCGAGCACTCCGGGAATGGACTCGAACCTGTCCTCCAGGTCCTCGGCAAAGACCTTGAGTCGCTTCAAACTGAAAGGGCCGGACAGGACCACCTGAATGATGGGCATGTCGGAAAAGTTCATTTCGCTGACGACCGGATCGTCCTCAAGATCCGAGGGCAGATCGCCGGAAGCCTGATCGACCTTGTCGCGCACCTTCTGCAGCGCGTCGTCGATGTCCTCGCTGGGCAGAAACTTGATGGCGATGGTGGACTCGCCGTCGTTGGACTGCGAGGTCAGTTCCTCCACGCCCTCCAGGCCCTTGAGTTTACGCTCCAGTGGGATGGTGACCAGCTTCTCCATGTCCTCCGGAGCCACGCCCTCGTAGGTGGTGGTCACGAAGATGTAGGGGATCTGGATGTCGGGGGCGGCCTCGCGCGGGAGTTTCACGTAGCTGTAGAGCCCGGCCACGATGATCAGAACCAGGGTGACCAGGACCAGGGGTTGCCGGTGCTGTGCGGTTTGGTTGACAATCATCGCACGTTCACTCTTGTCCCGTCCTCCACCTCGGTGTGCCCGGCCACGATGAGCCGGTCGCCGGCCTTGAGGCCACCGAGCACCTGCACGCGGTCGCCCTCGATGACGCCCAGCTCGACGGTGCGCGCCTGGGCCACTCCGTCCAGCTCCACGAAAACGACCCGCTCGCCGCCCTTGTCCTGCACGGTGAAGAGAGGCACGGTCACGGCGTTTTCGATCAGGCGGCGCAAAAACGCCGCCCGCGCGATCATGCCGGGCCGAATTCTGCCGTCGGCATTGTCCACCACCACCCGGACCTGAAAGGTGCGGGTCGCGGGGTCCGCCTTCCAGGCCACGAAATCGATCTCTCCCATCCACTGCCGCTCGGGGTAGGTGTCCACGAGCACCGTGACCTTTTGCCCCTCGGCCAGGAAACGCACGTCGCCCTCGGGCACGTTGCAGTTGATGCGTATGGTGGCCACGTTGACGATATCGGCCACGGGCCCGCCCTCGGCCACGAATTCGCCGGGGTCGACATGGACCTTGTTGACCACGCCGTCCAGGGTGGACGACACCGTGCCGTGGCCGTACTCGACCTCGGCCTCGCGCAGTCGCGTCACGGCCGAGGTCAGCTCGTTCTGGGCCTGCTCCAGTTCTTCCCGGGCCAGAACGCCCTGCGCGTGAAGCTCGCTTCTGCGCCGCAGCTGATCTTCGGCCAGCCGCACGTTCGCCCTTGCCCGGTCGCGGGCGGCGCCCAGGGCGGACAGGTCAATGCGGGCGATGTGATCTCCGGCGCCAACGACACTCCCTTCGGTCACCCCGACCCACTCCACCACGCCGCCGCGCTGGGCGGCCAGACGCACATCATGCAGAGCCTCGGTTTCCCCGGGCAGGACCAGCATGTCGCGCATGGTGACGGTATTTATCTCCTCGGTCACGACATTGACCACGTGCACAGGCCTTGCAGGCACCGCGGTCTCGGAAAAAGGAGAATCCGCAAACCCATCGGAATACCCGGCAAAAAAAACTCCCAGACAAAGGAGAAAACGCAAAAACATATTTTTACCCCAAGCCATGTTAATGGAAGCTATCCTCTAAACCGTCCACGATTCTCAAGGTAAGGGACAAAAAGGCCCGAGAGCAAGACGCAAGGCCAAAACGCAAGTCGAAAGCCTTCTTGCATTTTGGCCGCAACATCGCAGCAATCGGACCTTTTCAGTCCCTTACCGGCCGTAGACATCCTCGAAGCGCACAATATCGTCTTCGCCAAGATAGCTCCCCACCTGCACCTCGATCAGTTCAAGCGGGATCTTGCCGGGGTTGGCCATGCGGTGCACCGCGCCCAGAGGCAGGTATACGGACTCGTTCTCGCGCAGCAGGATTTCCTCGCCGTCCCGGGTCACCAGCGCCGTTCCCTGGACCACCACCCAGTGCTCGGCGCGATGAAAATGCTTCTGCAGGGACAACACGTGCCCCGGCGCGACCACAATGCGCTTGACCTGGTAGCGCACGCCATCGCCGATGGACTCGTAATGCCCCCAGGGCCTGAAGACCTTCTTGTGGGAGACAGCCTCGATGC from Desulfomicrobium apsheronum includes:
- a CDS encoding efflux RND transporter permease subunit, translating into MIVNQTAQHRQPLVLVTLVLIIVAGLYSYVKLPREAAPDIQIPYIFVTTTYEGVAPEDMEKLVTIPLERKLKGLEGVEELTSQSNDGESTIAIKFLPSEDIDDALQKVRDKVDQASGDLPSDLEDDPVVSEMNFSDMPIIQVVLSGPFSLKRLKVFAEDLEDRFESIPGVLDARIIGGLEREIHVEFDLDRVGAYRVPFTAMLQSVERGNVNMPGGSMDIGDMRYQVRVPEDFQNPAEIDSIVAFVRDGKPVYLRDVAAIRDHYKDPMTLSRLNGENAVTLQVIKRSGENIIDINDQIAAAVVEMRELLPPSLNISLTADMAEDIRNMVADLENNILTGLILVLFVVLIFIGGRSAVFVSVAIPVSMLITFALLRLLDITLNMVVLFSLILALGMLVDNGIVIVENIYRHMQEGKDRFQAALDGTSEVAWPVITSTLTTIGAFFPMIFWPGIMGGFMSFLPKTVILALMGSLFVALVINPVLSARYQTAAPPRFAGDGNVARSRSKRAYMWLLGWALNHRALVLGVCVVMFFGSALAFGKFGKGVEFFPETEPKRAYANVKLPVGTGLDATDRYIRLIEDVCSEYEDVRYVIGSTGAATGGDFGGGGSGTHLGSVTLDFKPLGERTRHSSEIVSEVRDRLAAQITGVELRVEKEDEGPPTGDPVSLEIYGDDMQVLAGIVEQVRELMREIPGIVDMKDNLVTGKPEIQIRVDKEKTALLGLDTYTVAYTVKAAINGAKVGVYREGKDEYDIVAKLPRKDRESVESLKRITVSGPDGEPVPLTTLARVELASGLGSINHKDQKRVVTVSSDVSGRLANDIIRELDGKLGTLAWPRGYTYSFAGEQEEQRKAQEFLSEAFVVAIFLIFMVLVAQFNSMVTPLIVLTSVVLSFIGVFAGLLLTGTAFGIIMTGVGVISLAGVVVNNAIVLIDYFEQLKTTGMETREALMTAGLTRFRPVLLTAVTTILGLLPMALGVSFDFFRLELITESESAQWWGPMAVAVIFGLLVATLLTLVVVPVLCSLQDGARGWMARRRAVRAGAIG
- a CDS encoding efflux RND transporter periplasmic adaptor subunit, with translation MPARPVHVVNVVTEEINTVTMRDMLVLPGETEALHDVRLAAQRGGVVEWVGVTEGSVVGAGDHIARIDLSALGAARDRARANVRLAEDQLRRRSELHAQGVLAREELEQAQNELTSAVTRLREAEVEYGHGTVSSTLDGVVNKVHVDPGEFVAEGGPVADIVNVATIRINCNVPEGDVRFLAEGQKVTVLVDTYPERQWMGEIDFVAWKADPATRTFQVRVVVDNADGRIRPGMIARAAFLRRLIENAVTVPLFTVQDKGGERVVFVELDGVAQARTVELGVIEGDRVQVLGGLKAGDRLIVAGHTEVEDGTRVNVR